The sequence below is a genomic window from Rhodospirillales bacterium.
GAACGAACCCCGAAGCGCGCGCCAGACCGCGAGCGGCACCATCGGCACCAGGGCGATGGCACCGATTACGTGCAGCGCGAGAATGGAAAAATACACCGGCCGCACCCATCCTTCGCCGCCGAATCGCGCGAATCCGGAGTTGAGCTTGTAGATCACGTAAACAATCAGAAACGCCGCCGATGCGGCGAGCGCCGACACCATCATGCGGCGATGTCGAACGCGATCGCCTCGACGGATAAAAACATACCCCACGGCTAGGAATAGCGCCGAAAGCGCGTTGAGGGCGGCGATGGCATGGGATAAATCCTGGATCGTCCAATTCTGGATCATGACCGACCTGATCCGGGGGCTTAGGACATTTTCCAGATGATCGATGCGTACATGAACAGCGCGAGGGCAAGCAGCGCCAACGCCAGCATCCATTTTCTGCGGTTCATGGTGCGATAACTCGGGCCAATTTTCGCGCGCCGGCAGAGCCCGGCGCCCCCGGAAAAAGCCCCTTTTAATGGCACTCTGGCCGTGTTAGCAAATGCTATGTCGCGGGGGTTGGCGGCGCACGTCGCGCCATCGGCGAAGATCACGCTGTAAAGGCGGGCTCGCGGCGGGGGTTTCCAAAACTGTTTTCCACTATGCGGATAAGGCCATGTTCACACGCTTTGCTCGGTTAATTCCCAGCGCGGCAGCGATCCTGCTCACCGCGGCGGTCCCGGCTTCGGCCTCCCAGCCGCGCCCGTGGCAGATGACCTTCCAGCCGGCGGCCACGCCGGTGATGGAGCAGATCCAGTCGTTCAACGACCTTCTGTTCTGGATCATCGTCGCCATCACGTTGTTCGTTTTGGCGCTGCTCTGCTACTGCGCCATCAAGTTCAACGAGAAATCGAATCCGACGCCTTCGAAGACGACACACAACACCGCGCTCGAAGTGATTTGGACCGTGGTCCCGATCCTGATCCTGGTGGTGATCGCGGTGCCGTCGTTCCGCCTGCTCTATTTCATGGACCGGACCGACAAGCCAGAAATGACCCTCAAGGTCGTTTCGCACCAGTGGTACTGGTCTTATCACTACCCCGACCACGGCAACCTCAACTTCACCAGCAACATGGTTCCGGCCGAGGATTTGAAGCCTGGCCAGCCGCGCTTGCTCACCGTCGATAACGAAGTGGTGTTGCCGGTCGACACCAACGTTCGCGTCTTGGCGACGTCAGAAGACGTGATTCACAATTGGGCGGTTCCGGCGTTCGGGGTCAAGATCGACACCGTGCCCGGCCGTACCAACGAAACCTGGGTGCGCATCACCAAGGAAGGCACCTATTACGGCCAATGCTCGGAATTGTGCGGCATCAATCACGGCTTCATGCCGGTCCAGGTGCGCGCCGTTTCCAAGGCGGCTTTCGCGCAATGGACCGAAGAGGCGAAGAAGAAATTCGCCGCCACGCCCGAAACCGTTCACGTCGCCGCCACCCGCTGAGAGGCTCGCGCGTTATTTCGAGGATCTGAGAGGACACCGCCATGGCTTACGCCGCTCACGACGCCCACGCTTCCCACGACCACCACCCCACGGGATGGAAGCGCTGGCTCTATTCCACCAACCACAAGGACATCGGCACCATGTATTTGGTGCTGGCCGGGATCGGCGGCTTGGTCGGCGGGATAATGTCGTGGTTGATCCGCCTCGAACTGTCACAGCCGGGGCTCCAATACATCACCGATCCGCACTTCTATAACGTGCTGGTCTCGGCCCACGGCTTGATCATGGTGTTCTTCTTCGTCATGCCGGCCCTGATCGGCGGCTTCGGCAACTGGATCGTGCCGATGATGATCGGCGCGCCGGACATGGCATTCCCGCGCATGAACAACATCAGCTTCTGGCTGACCGCGGGCGGGCTGATCCTGATTCTTGCCGCCGGCTTCACCGCCGGCGGGCCGGGGACCGGTTGGACGGTGTATCCGCCGCTCGCCAGCAACGAATACCACCCCGGCCCGGCGGTCGACTTGGCTATTCTCAGTCTGCACATCGCCGGCGCGGGATCGATTCTTGGCGCGATCAACTTCATTGTCACCATCATGAACATGCGCGCCCCCGGCATGACGCTGCACCGCATGCCGCTGTTCGTGTGGGCGACGCTGGTGACTGCCGTATTGCTGGTGCTGGCGCTGCCGGTGTTGGCGGGCGGTCTCACTATGCTGCTGACCGACCGCAATTTCGGCACCACCTTCTTCAAGCCGGGCGGCGGCGGCGATCCGATTTTGTGGCAGCACCTGTTCTGGTTCTTCGGCCACCCGGAAGTCTACATCATGATCATTCCGGCGTTCGGCATCGTCAGCCAGATCGTCTCGACCTTCTCGAAGAAACCGGTGTTCGGCTATCTCGGCATGGCCTACGCCATGGCGGCGATCGGCGTGATCGGCTTCGTCGTCTGGGCGCACCACATGTATTCGGTCGGCCTCGACGTCAACACGCGGGCCTATTTCATCGCCGCGACCATGGTGATCGCGGTGCCGACCGGCGTGAAGATTTTTAGCTGGATTGCCACCATGTGGGGCGGCTCGCTCCGCTTCGACACGCCGATGTTGTGGGCGGTCGGGTTCATCTTCCTGTTTGTGGTCGGCGGCGTGACCGGCATTCAGCTCGCCAACGCCGGCCCGGACATGGCCTGGCACGACACCTATTACGTGGTGGCGCATTTCCACTATGTGCTATCGCTCGGCGCCGTGTTCGGGATTTTCGGCGGTTTCTATTACTGGATCGGCAAAATGTGCGGCCGTCAGTACCCCGAGCCGGCCGGCCGTCTGCACTTCTGGCTGACGTTCGTCGGCGTCAACCTGCTGTTCTTCCCGCAGCACTTCCTCGGCATGGCCGGCATGCCCCGGCGCATCCCCGACTATCCGGACGCCTACGCCGGCTGGAACATGGTCTCGAGCGCGGGCGCGGTGATCACCATCCTCGGCACCGTCTGGTTCCTATGGGTAGTGTTCCGCACCTTCACCTCGGGCGAAAAAACGGCCGCCAATCCGTGGGGGCAGGGCGCGACCACGCTGGAATGGACGGTGCCCTCGCCGGCGCCGTTCCATACCTTCGAGGAAACGCCGCGCATCGCGCCCGAGGCCGCGCACTGAACCGCCCGCGCTCCGAAATCGATCCATGGCCGCCGCAGCCGATCGCCGCAATCTTCGCCTTGCCGTCGCCCTCTTCGGGGGCGTCGCGGGCATGATCGGCTTGGCCTATGCCTCTGTGCCGCTTTACCGGCTGTTCTGCCAGGTCACCGGATTCGGCGGCACCACCCAGGTGGCGAAGGCGGCCCCGGGTACGGCGGCGGGACGCACGATCACGGTACGATTCGACGCCAACGTGGCGCGCGATCTGCCGTGGCGGTTCGAGCCGGTTCAGGGGTCGGCCACGGTCGCGATCGGCGAAAACGCACTCGCCTTCTACCGCGTGCGGAATCTTTCCGACAAACCCGTCACCGGAACGGCGACCTTCAACGTCACCCCGCACAAGGCCGGGCCCTATTTCGCCAAGGTCGAATGCTTCTGCTTCACCGAGCAGACGCTGGCCCCAGGCGAAACCATGGACATGCCGGTGTCGTTCTTCGTTGACCCCGAAATCCTCAAGCGGGCCGAAGCCGACGACGTAAGCGAAATCACGCTGTCCTACACCTTCTTCCGCGCGATTCCCTCGAATCGCAGTTAACCTTCCGAACGCGCAGCAACGGAGAGAGACATGTCGAGCCCGTCCACTACCCATAAGCATCCCTGGCACATGGTCGATCCGAGCCCGTGGCCGGTGGTGGGCGCCGCGGCCGCGCTACTCACGGCGTTCGGGTTGATCTGGTACATGCACGAAGGGCCGATCTGGCTGTTCCTCGTCGGCGTGGCCGGCTTGTTGGTCACGTTCTGGGGCTGGTGGCGCGACGTGATCGCCGAAGGCACCCATCAGGGGCATCACACCGATCCGGTGTCCACCGGTTTGCGCCTCGGCATGATCCTGTTCATCGCCTCGGAAGTGATGTTCTTCTTCGCTTTCTTCTGGGCGTTCTTCCACTCCTCGATGCCGATCCTGAGCAAGGTCGCGGCGACCATCTGGCCGCCCGCGGGCGTACAGCCGCTCAATCCCTGGACTCTGCCCTTCCTCAACACCTTGATCCTGCTGACC
It includes:
- a CDS encoding DUF420 domain-containing protein, whose product is MIQNWTIQDLSHAIAALNALSALFLAVGYVFIRRGDRVRHRRMMVSALAASAAFLIVYVIYKLNSGFARFGGEGWVRPVYFSILALHVIGAIALVPMVPLAVWRALRGSFDAHRRIARVTWPVWMYVGVSGVVVYVMAVHLFPHHG
- the coxB gene encoding cytochrome c oxidase subunit II — its product is MFTRFARLIPSAAAILLTAAVPASASQPRPWQMTFQPAATPVMEQIQSFNDLLFWIIVAITLFVLALLCYCAIKFNEKSNPTPSKTTHNTALEVIWTVVPILILVVIAVPSFRLLYFMDRTDKPEMTLKVVSHQWYWSYHYPDHGNLNFTSNMVPAEDLKPGQPRLLTVDNEVVLPVDTNVRVLATSEDVIHNWAVPAFGVKIDTVPGRTNETWVRITKEGTYYGQCSELCGINHGFMPVQVRAVSKAAFAQWTEEAKKKFAATPETVHVAATR
- the ctaD gene encoding cytochrome c oxidase subunit I; this encodes MAYAAHDAHASHDHHPTGWKRWLYSTNHKDIGTMYLVLAGIGGLVGGIMSWLIRLELSQPGLQYITDPHFYNVLVSAHGLIMVFFFVMPALIGGFGNWIVPMMIGAPDMAFPRMNNISFWLTAGGLILILAAGFTAGGPGTGWTVYPPLASNEYHPGPAVDLAILSLHIAGAGSILGAINFIVTIMNMRAPGMTLHRMPLFVWATLVTAVLLVLALPVLAGGLTMLLTDRNFGTTFFKPGGGGDPILWQHLFWFFGHPEVYIMIIPAFGIVSQIVSTFSKKPVFGYLGMAYAMAAIGVIGFVVWAHHMYSVGLDVNTRAYFIAATMVIAVPTGVKIFSWIATMWGGSLRFDTPMLWAVGFIFLFVVGGVTGIQLANAGPDMAWHDTYYVVAHFHYVLSLGAVFGIFGGFYYWIGKMCGRQYPEPAGRLHFWLTFVGVNLLFFPQHFLGMAGMPRRIPDYPDAYAGWNMVSSAGAVITILGTVWFLWVVFRTFTSGEKTAANPWGQGATTLEWTVPSPAPFHTFEETPRIAPEAAH
- a CDS encoding cytochrome c oxidase assembly protein yields the protein MAAAADRRNLRLAVALFGGVAGMIGLAYASVPLYRLFCQVTGFGGTTQVAKAAPGTAAGRTITVRFDANVARDLPWRFEPVQGSATVAIGENALAFYRVRNLSDKPVTGTATFNVTPHKAGPYFAKVECFCFTEQTLAPGETMDMPVSFFVDPEILKRAEADDVSEITLSYTFFRAIPSNRS
- a CDS encoding cytochrome c oxidase subunit 3, whose protein sequence is MSSPSTTHKHPWHMVDPSPWPVVGAAAALLTAFGLIWYMHEGPIWLFLVGVAGLLVTFWGWWRDVIAEGTHQGHHTDPVSTGLRLGMILFIASEVMFFFAFFWAFFHSSMPILSKVAATIWPPAGVQPLNPWTLPFLNTLILLTSGATVTYAHHALLKGNQKGTVVGLALTIALGIIFTGTQAYEYGVAAFKFKDGIYSSTFYLATGFHGAHVIIGTCFLIVCLFRAAKGHFKPEKHVGFEAAAWYWHFVDVVWLFLFAWVYWWGTAGYKGPF